The following coding sequences lie in one Arachis ipaensis cultivar K30076 chromosome B03, Araip1.1, whole genome shotgun sequence genomic window:
- the LOC107632312 gene encoding uncharacterized protein LOC107632312 — protein sequence MYTGKVYDLGGQVLAASSAPIIFHLAKETGSALEELDSHKLAIINPSNGEYQDIKVADDYVSVMSLTLEIQEKVKNSGRIGVHGVSDIAPELAPEYLECHGLKSVPKSVAYGYTASGYGFVQDIPYAYLHEFTRTSMAGKIRRFRDGYTSLWQKIAQSLPLKLCCNTEVLTLRRNSDGVTVNVKNLNGVETLVFDKIIISGSFPLKYGRTYRSLPSTCTDCEPEVMDTSDLEKDLFSKVETNDYYTTVLKINRLDHLPVGFYYFNEYMEDPSTIGHPVAIQKFYADTNIFLLWSYGNSTDIKGPAVTKLAIKTVESMGGEVQKVVLQRRFKYFPHVSSQAMKDGFYEKLESGLQGSRNTYYVGGLMAFELTERNSSYAMALICKNFANSSDLPMYPYTKSLFPLRTECQEMDPKELSELPGVHFPNLPTLDGYLRQWGTHPITQDRTLYTWINEEGAPVGQRTYAEQHLNASCIAHKLLTCQKPVIKPGDKVLLVYVPGLDFIDAFFGCLRARVIPVPVLPPDPMQRSGQALTKIENIAKSCSIVAILSTAAYHSAVRAGSLKNFISLTGKSGKSSARWPNLPWLHTDTWVKNSKSLALNGLDDQCEEAQPGDICFLQFTSGSTGDAKGVMITHGGLIHNVKLMRSRYRSTSRTVLVSWLPQYHDMGLIGGLFTSLVSGGSAILFSPMTFIKKPLLWLETMSKYQATHSAGPNFAFELVIRRLFGERKPIIVDWQGRVCCGYTQQENEDIDIRIVDPETCEELQEDGKEGEIWFSSPSAGIGYWGREELSQNTFKNKLRNHPGRYYTKTGDLGRIIDGKLFITGRIKDLIIVAGRNIYSADVEKTVETSSELLRPGCCAVIGVPEEILSAKGISMPDGSDQVGLVVIAEVRDGKPVGKDVIEKIRTRVVEEHGVGVASVKLVRPRTISKTTSGKIKRFECIKQFADESLNLVPQGPQTLLKKTLLRSYTTGTCGEGNTPRPRLVRRTLAASKRISKNDIVEFLKGLISEQTGIPINNISVTDNLTSYGIDSIGVVKATQKLSDFLGTPVAAIDVFTATNILELANFSEDLLSKIQPQLSSNPTNVPEAETFSTELVEEVSTSKRFGIHLLQVIALVYISIMLASPAYISINAFLSFIPSFSISVDGIPWSNYLVSLALAPIAWILCIAVTCICISLFGNSFLRPNYALVSEISLYSMDFVKWWALYKVQEISSKVLAVHLRGTVFLKYWFEMLGARIGSSVLLDTVDITDPSLVSIGDEAVIAEGVLVQSHEVKSRILSLRAIKIGRSSSIGPYAVIQKGSVIEEGAEVQALQKVEGGQPVLKSAKLSDVDKNAEVPSFYHFIGIYLVSFLSSLAAAITYFMYIWFSKKSPSFLHFSFVCLCGAFHWIPFTIIAYATMFSDVPSNPITFAISFAGAYLLHGLVLIALSSAFSHLLIMSGIKQNQYRTWLKQQVTMSCHLRFAKLLSGTGAFCIYLRLLGAKIGKHCSIRAINPISKPELMTIGDGVHLGDFSKIITGFYSSSGYTSGKVEVRHNSVVGSQSLILPGSIVQKNVILGALSVAPMYSILQEGGVYIGSQSQPVIRNTMNNSDKNIEEMDTECNENANNLATTLHKKDSDKVTLTRTWYQSFSVLFIQPLMQTFLPYFVVGLSVFAPLDLIVHKKNAMNLSLHWFFPMVWVLSGTLAALACVIAKRVLVGKNKSGEKVPIWSTRITMDSTWQAIRTLVGDFFMDMTNGSYFLVLYMKLMGADVETDHEVYVDSNGALLNPEMVKIERGGCVGKEALLFGHIYEGEEGGMVKFGDIKIGEDGFVGSRAVAMPGVQLENEGNLGALSLAMKEEIIRSR from the exons ATGTACACAGGAAAAGTATATGATCTAGGTGGGCAAGTTCTTGCTGCAAGCAGTGCTCCAATCATTTTTCACTTGGCAAAAGAGACAGGCTCAGCACTAGAAGAATTAGACTCTCACAAGCTTGCTATTATCAACCCTTCCAATGGAGAATATCAAGATATTAAAGTTGCTGATGATTATGTATCTGTTATGTCACTTACATTGGAAATTCAG GAAAAGGTGAAGAATTCTGGTAGAATTGGGGTGCATGGAGTGAGTGACATTGCTCCAGAGTTGGCTCCAGAATATCTTGAATGTCATGGACTCAAATCTGTTCCTAAATCTGTGGCTTATGGCTACACTGCCTCAGGATATGGCTTTGTTCAAGATATTCCTTATGCATACCTTCATGAGTTCACTAGAACCTCCATGGCTGGAAAAATCCGAAGGTTTCGAGACGGATATACAAGTCTTTGGCAGAAGATTGCTCAATCACTTCCTTTGAAACTTTGCTGCAACACTGAAGTATTGACACTTAGAAGGAACTCTGATGGTGTCACAGTTAATGTCAAGAACTTAAATGGAGTTGAAACTTTGGTATTTGATAAGATCATAATCTCTGGTTCATTTCCATTGAAATATGGAAGAACTTATAGATCATTGCCTTCAACTTGCACAG ATTGTGAACCTGAAGTAATGGATACAAGTGATCTTGAAAAAGATTTGTTCAGCAAAGTAGAAACAAATGACTACTACACTACTGTTTTGAAGATTAACAGACTTGATCATTTGCCTGTTGGATTTTATTATTTCAATGAATACATGGAAGATCCTAGCACAATTGGACATCCGGTTGCAATTCAAAAATTTTATGCAGACACTAACATATTCTTGCTTTGGTCCTATGGCAACTCTACTGATATTAAAGGACCTGCCGTCACAAAGCTTGCAATCAAGACAGTAGAATCCATGGGGGGAGAGGTTCAGAAAGTCGTTCTTCAACGGCGCTTTAAGTATTTTCCTCATGTTAGTAGCCAAG CTATGAAAGATGGATTCTATGAAAAGTTGGAATCAGGACTTCAAGGTTCAAGGAATACTTACTATGTAGGTGGCCTTATGGCATTTGAGCTTACAGAGAGGAATTCATCTTATGCCATGGCTTTAATATGCAAGAACTTTGCAAATAGCAGTGATTTGCCAATGTATCCTTATACTAAG AGTTTGTTTCCATTGAGAACTGAGTGCCAAGAAATGGATCCTAAAGAGTTAAGTGAATTGCCAGGAGTGCATTTTCCTAATTTGCCTACTTTGGATGGCTATTTAAGGCAATGGGGAACTCATCCTATCACTCAAGACAGAACACTTTACACTTGGATTAATGAAGAAGGCGCACCGGTAGGCCAGAGGACTTATGCAGAACAACATCTTAATGCATCCTGCATTGCTCATAAGCTCTTAACATGCCAAAAGCCGGTTATCAAGCCTGGGGACAAGGTTCTTCTTGTTTATGTGCCTGGTCTAGACTTCATCGACGCCTTCTTTGGATGCCTAAGAGCTAGAGTCATACCAGTTCCAGTTCTTCCTCCGGATCCAATGCAAAGAAGTGGACAAGCACTAACAAAAATTGAAAACATTGCCAAGTCCTGCAGCATTGTGGCAATTTTGTCAACAGCTGCTTATCACTCGGCCGTCCGGGCAGGTTCATTGAAAAATTTTATCTCATTAACTGGGAAAAGTGGGAAGTCCTCAGCTCGCTGGCCGAATCTTCCATGGCTGCACACTGATACTTGGGTCAAGAATTCAAAAAGTTTGGCCTTGAATGGTCTAGATGATCAATGTGAAGAAGCTCAGCCTGGTGATATTTGTTTCTTGCAATTCACGTCTGGTTCGACCGGTGATGCTAAAGGAGTTATGATCACTCATGGTGGCCTTATTCACAATGTGAAGTTAATGAGAAGTAGATACAGGAGCACATCAAGAACAGTCCTAGTGAGTTGGCTCCCTCAGTATCATGACATGGGACTGATTGGGGGACTTTTTACATCTCTTGTCAGTGGTGGATCGGCGATTTTGTTTTCGCCAATGACATTTATCAAGAAACCACTCTTATGGCTTGAAACTATGAGCAAATATCAAGCAACTCACAGTGCTGGCCCAAACTTTGCATTTGAGTTGGTGATTAGAAGGTTATTCGGGGAACGAAAGCCTATCATTGTTGATTGGCAAGGAAGAGTTTGTTGTGGATATACTCagcaagagaatgaagatattgaCATAAGAATAGTTGATCCGGAGACATGTGAAGAGCTTCAAGAGGATGGAAAGGAGGGAGAGATTTGGTTTAGTAGCCCAAGTGCTGGAATAGGATACTGGGGAAGGGAAGAATTGAGTCAGAATACTTTCAAGAACAAACTTCGCAATCATCCTGGCCGTTACTACACAAAAACAGGAGACTTGGGAAGAATCATAGATGGAAAACTGTTCATCACTGGAAGAATCAAAGATCTCATCATTGTTGCTGGAAGGAACATCTACTCTGCAGATGTTGAGAAGACAGTTGAGACTTCCTCAGAATTGCTTCGGCCTGGTTGTTGTGCTGTCATTGGTGTCCCGGAGGAAATCTTATCTGCAAAGGGGATTTCCATGCCAGATGGCTCTGATCAGGTTGGCTTGGTTGTGATTGCAGAGGTTAGAGATGGAAAACCAGTTGGCAAAGATGTTATTGAGAAGATTCGGACTCGTGTGGTTGAAGAACATGGAGTTGGTGTTGCTTCTGTTAAGCTGGTCAGGCCTAGAACAATCAGCAAAACAACATCTGGAAAAATCAAGAGATTTGAATGTATCAAGCAGTTTGCAGATGAATCTCTGAACTTGGTTCCACAAGGTCCACAGACTCTATTGAAGAAAACTTTGCTGAGATCATATACTACCGGAACATGTGGCGAAGGGAATACTCCGAGGCCCCGGCTAGTAAGAAGAACACTTGCAGCCAGCAAAAGGATCAGTAAGAATGACATTGTGGAATTCTTGAAGGGCCTTATTTCTGAGCAAACTGGAATTCCAATCAACAACATCTCAGTTACAGATAACCTAACATCCTATGGAATTGATTCGATTGGTGTGGTTAAAGCAACTCAAAAGCTCTCGGATTTCCTTGGAACACCAGTTGCAGCCATTGATGTTTTCACTGCAACAAACATTCTAGAATTGGCAAACTTCTCTGAGGATCTGCTATCCAAGATTCAGCCTCAGCTTTCAAGCAATCCAACCAATGTTCCAGAAGCTGAAACTTTTTCTACTGAACTGGTTGAAGAGGTATCTACATCTAAGCGATTTGGTATCCATTTACTTCAAGTTATAGCACTTGTTTATATTTCCATCATGCTAGCCTCACCAGCTTATATATCCATCAATGCTTTCCTAAGCTTCATCCCAAGTTTCAGTATATCAGTAGATGGAATACCCTGGTCAAATTATTTGGTTTCCCTTGCTTTAGCACCTATTGCTTGGATTCTTTGCATTGCTGTTACTTGCATTTGCATTTCATTATTTGGAAATTCTTTCTTGAGGCCAAACTATGCTCTTGTCTCCGAAATCTCCTTGTATTCAATGGACTTTGTCAAATGGTGGGCATTATATAAGGTCCAAGAGATTTCTTCTAAAGTTCTAGCAGTTCACCTCAGAGGAACTGTGTTTTTGAAGTACTGGTTTGAGATGCTTGGTGCAAGGATTGGATCCTCAGTGTTGCTTGATACAGTTGACATTACCGATCCGAGTCTTGTTTCGATTGGAGATGAAGCTGTCATTGCAGAAGGTGTTTTGGTTCAAAGTCATGAGGTAAAAAGCAGAATTCTAAGTCTCCGTGCTATCAAGATTGGCAGAAGTTCCTCAATTGGACCTTATGCAGTTATTCAAAAAGGAAGTGTTATTGAAGAAGGTGCTGAGGTACAGGCCTTGCAAAAGGTTGAAGGAGGCCAGCCTGTGCTCAAATCTGCTAAGCTTAGTGATGTTGATAAG AATGCAGAAGTTCCTAGCTTTTACCACTTTATTGGGATCTATCTTGTTAGCTTTCTCAGTTCACTAGCTGCAGCTATTACCTACTTCATGTATATATGGTTCTCCAAGAAATCTCCATCATTCCTACACTTTTCATTTGTTTGCCTATGTGGTGCATTCCACTGGATCCCCTTCACCATTATTGCATATGCTACCATGTTTTCTGATGTACCATCAAATCCAATAACCTTTGCCATTTCATTTGCCGGCGCCTACTTACTTCATGGTCTTGTGCTCATAGCTCTCAGCAGCGCTTTCTCCCATCTCCTCATCATGTCCGGTATAAAGCAAAACCAATACAGAACTTGGCTTAAGCAACAAGTCACCATGTCATGCCACCTTAGATTCGCGAAGCTTCTCTCAGGAACAGGAGCCTTCTGTATTTATCTACGACTCTTGGGTGCGAAAATTGGCAAGCATTGTTCCATTAGAGCAATCAATCCCATTTCAAAGCCAGAATTAATGACAATCGGTGATGGTGTCCATCTAGGAGATTTCAGCAAGATAATTACTGGTTTTTACTCTTCCAGTGGATATACTTCTGGAAAAGTTGAAGTTCGGCATAATTCAGTTGTTGGCAGTCAAAGCCTAATTCTCCCAGGTTCTATTGTCCAAAAGAATGTCATTCTAGGTGCACTTTCAGTTGCTCCAATGTACTCTATACTCCAAGAGGGTGGTGTTTATATTGGATCACAATCCCAACCAGTTATCAGAAACACAATGAATAATTCTGATAAAAATATAGAAGAGATGGACACTGAATGTAACGAGAATGCTAACAATTTGGCGACAACATTGCATAAAAAGGACTCAGATAAAGTTACCTTGACCAGAACATGGTATCAAAGTTTCTCAGTACTCTTCATTCAACCCTTGATGCAAACATTTTTGCCTTATTTTGTGGTTGGTTTATCAGTTTTTGCACCTTTGGACCTTATTGTTCACAAAAAGAATGCCATGAATCTCTCGTTGCATTGGTTTTTCCCTATGGTTTGGGTTCTCTCTGGCACTCTAGCTGCATTGGCATGTGTTATAGCCAAAAGGGTTCTTGTAGGAAAGAACAAATCTGGAGAAAAAGTTCCCATATGGAGCACAAGGATCACCATGGACAGCACTTGGCAAGCCATAAGAACACTTGTTGGAGACTTTTTCATGGACATGACAAATGGCTCATATTTTCTTGTGTTGTATATGAAGCTGATGGGTGCAGATGTTGAAACGGATCACGAAGTTTATGTGGATAGCAATGGAGCATTGTTGAATCCTGAAATGGTGAAGATTGAAAGAGGTGGCTGTGTGGGAAAAGAAGCATTGCTGTTTGGACACATATATGAAGGGGAAGAAGGAGGAATGGTGAAGTTTGGAGATATCAAAATTGGAGAAGATGGTTTTGTTGGTAGCAGGGCTGTTGCCATGCCTGGTGTGCAGTTGGAGAATGAGGGAAATCTTGGTGCTCTATCTCTTGCCATGAAAGAAGAGATCATAAGGTCAAGGTGA
- the LOC107629001 gene encoding FT-interacting protein 1, which produces MQKPGQAVDFALKETYPKIGAGAVTGDKLSCTYDLVEQMQYLYVRVVKAKDLPSKDVTGGVDPYVEVKLGNYKGITKHFEKKSNPEWNQCFAFSKDRIQASVLEVVVKDKDVVVDDFVGRVWFDLNEIPKRVPPDSPLAPQWYRLETRKGEKAKGELMLAVWMGTQADEAFPDSWHSDAAMVGTESVANIRSKVYLSPKLWYVRVNVIEAQDLVPGDKTRYPEVYVKANLGHQMLRTRVSQIKTINPMWNEDLMFVAAEPFEEPLVLTVEDRVGPNKDETLGRCLIPLHQVQRRLDHKPVNTRWFNLEKHIGAEGEKKETKFASRIHLRVCLDGGYHVLDESTHYSSDLRPTAKQLWKPSIGILEVGIISAQGLMPMKTRDGRGTTDAYCVAKYGQKWIRTRTIADSFAPKWNEQYTWEVFDLSTVITVGVFDNGHLHGGGDKSGGSKDSRIGKVRIRLSTLESDRVYTHSYPLLVLHNSGVKKTGEVQLAVRFTSSSFINMMYLYSQPLLPKMHYIHPLSVIQLDNLRHQATQIVSMRLSRAEPALRKEVVEYMLDVDSHMWSMRRSKANFFRIMKVLGGLIAFGRWFDQICNWKNPITTILIHILFIILVLYPELILPTIFLYLFLIGIWNFRWRPRHPPHMDTRLSHADAAHPDELDEEFDSFPTSRTSDIVRMRYDRLRSIGGRVQTVVGDLATQGERFQSLLSWRDPRATTLFVTFCLVAAIVLYVTPFQVVCLLSGFYVLRHPRFRHKLPSVPINFFRRLPARSDSML; this is translated from the coding sequence atgcAGAAGCCGGGGCAGGCTGTTGATTTCGCCCTGAAGGAGACATATCCGAAGATAGGAGCAGGGGCAGTAACAGGTGACAAGCTATCGTGCACCTATGATCTTGTTGAACAGATGCAATATTTGTATGTTAGAGTTGTGAAAGCCAAGGATTTGCCTTCAAAGGATGTAACTGGTGGTGTTGATCCCTATGTTGAAGTGAAGCTTGGAAACTACAAGGGAATTACCAAGCATTTTGAGAAGAAGTCCAATCCTGAATGGAACCAGTGCTTTGCATTCTCCAAGGACAGGATTCAAGCCTCAGTCTTGGAGGTTGTTGTCAAAGACAAggatgttgttgttgatgattttgttggGAGGGTTTGGTTTGATCTGAATGAGATCCCCAAACGCGTTCCGCCGGATAGTCCTCTGGCTCCACAGTGGTACAGATTGGAGACTAGAAAGGGCGAAAAGGCGAAAGGAGAGTTGATGCTAGCGGTTTGGATGGGGACTCAAGCGGATGAGGCTTTTCCTGATTCATGGCATTCTGATGCAGCAATGGTTGGAACTGAATCTGTTGCAAACATAAGATCAAAGGTTTATCTCTCACCAAAGCTTTGGTATGTTAGAGTGAATGTGATTGAGGCTCAGGACTTGGTACCTGGTGATAAAACCAGGTACCCTGAAGTTTATGTGAAGGCTAATCTAGGACATCAGATGCTAAGGACTAGGGTGTCTCAAATTAAGACAATCAATCCAATGTGGAATGAGGATTTGATGTTTGTTGCTGCTGAGCCATTTGAGGAGCCTTTGGTTTTGACAGTGGAAGACAGAGTTGGACCAAACAAAGATGAAACCTTAGGAAGGTGTTTGATTCCTCTGCACCAAGTGCAAAGGAGGCTAGATCACAAGCCTGTGAACACAAGATGGTTCAATCTTGAGAAGCATATTGGTGCCGAAGGGGAGAAAAAGGAGACGAAATTTGCAAGCCGGATTCATTTAAGGGTGTGTTTGGATGGAGGGTACCATGTGTTGGATGAATCAACTCATTATAGTAGTGATCTTAGACCAACTGCCAAACAGCTTTGGAAGCCTAGTATTGGAATTCTTGAAGTTGGGATCATAAGTGCACAAGGGCTAATGCCAATGAAGACAAGAGATGGTAGAGGAACTACTGATGCTTATTGTGTGGCGAAATATGGCCAGAAATGGATCCGAACTCGGACAATTGCAGATAGCTTTGCACCAAAGTGGAATGAGCAATACACTTGGGAGGTTTTTGATCTATCTACTGTTATCACTGTAGGTGTCTTTGATAATGGTCATTTACATGGCGGTGGCGACAAATCCGGTGGATCGAAAGATTCTAGGATAGGGAAGGTGAGGATTAGGCTATCAACTCTTGAATCTGATAGAGTTTATACTCACTCTTACCCTCTTCTAGTGCTGCATAATTCTGGTGTGAAGAAAACTGGTGAAGTTCAATTGGCTGTTAGGTTCACAAGCTCATCTTTCATAAACATGATGTATCTTTATTCCCAGCCTTTGTTGCCAAAGATGCATTACATCCACCCTCTCTCTGTGATCCAGCTGGACAATCTGCGGCACCAGGCAACGCAGATTGTGTCGATGAGGCTGAGCCGGGCCGAGCCAGCTCTAAGGAAAGAGGTTGTGGAATACATGCTTGATGTGGATTCACATATGTGGAGCATGAGGAGAAGCAAGGCTAATTTCTTCAGAATAATGAAAGTTCTTGGTGGTTTAATAGCATTTGGGAGATGGTTTGATCAGATATGCAATTGGAAAAACCCCATCACAACAATACTAATCCATATCCTTTTCATAATCTTGGTTCTTTATCCTGAACTAATCCTCCCTACAATCTTCTTGTATCTCTTCTTGATTGGGATTTGGAACTTTCGATGGCGGCCGCGACACCCTCCCCATATGGACACAAGGCTCTCACATGCTGATGCTGCTCACCCTGATGAACTTGATGAAGAGTTTGATTCATTTCCAACTTCAAGAACATCAGATATTGTTAGAATGAGGTATGATCGGTTAAGGAGCATTGGAGGGAGAGTGCAAACTGTGGTAGGAGACTTGGCCACACAAGGAGAAAGGTTTCAAAGTTTGTTAAGTTGGAGAGATCCAAGGGCTACAACATTGTTTGTGACATTCTGTCTTGTTGCTGCTATAGTTCTTTATGTTACTCCTTTTCAGGTTGTGTGCCTTCTCAGTGGATTCTATGTTCTGAGACATCCAAGGTTTCGCCATAAGCTTCCATCAGTCCCAATCAACTTCTTTAGGAGATTGCCAGCAAGATCAGATAGCATGTTGTAA